A window of the Helianthus annuus cultivar XRQ/B chromosome 4, HanXRQr2.0-SUNRISE, whole genome shotgun sequence genome harbors these coding sequences:
- the LOC110903142 gene encoding uncharacterized protein LOC110903142: MAGVALTTSLAMVQTSRTICIRSPFFSRVFHPTSHKNVQVRLLASKPPSDAAKRGVDEVKKASNNIKEHVSSQTENIASQSKDAAGKVAGAAENIAEKAKQKAQDAWKAAKDAAQKVKENVPQKADEAANAVKENIDIAKRKISKD, encoded by the exons ATGGCAGGAGTTGCGCTAACCACTAGCCTTGCAATGGTCCAAACCTCACGCACAATATGCATCCGCAGCCCCTTTTTTTCCAGGGTCTTTCATCCTACTTCTCATAAAAACGTTCAG GTGCGTTTGCTGGCGTCTAAACCACCATCAGATGCAGCAAAACGTGGTGTCGATGAGGTGAAGAAAGCCAGTAACAACATTAAAGAACATGTTTCTTCTCAAACCGAAAAT ATTGCCAGCCAATCTAAAGACGCAGCCGGCAAAGTTGCGGGGGCTGCAGAAAACATAGCCGAGAAAGCGAAACAAAAAGCACAAGATGCATGGAAGGCTGCTAAAGATGCGGCTCAGAAAGTGAAAGAAAATGTGCCTCAGAAGGCCGATGAGGCTGCGAATGCCGTAAAAGAAAACATAGACATCGCCAAACGCAAAATATCTAAAGATTAA